The proteins below are encoded in one region of Alkalidesulfovibrio alkalitolerans DSM 16529:
- the folK gene encoding 2-amino-4-hydroxy-6-hydroxymethyldihydropteridine diphosphokinase encodes MTHRGPVAAYLGLGSNIGDSETLLSRAMERIAAIPGITPGMVSSVFQTEPQDVREQPWFANCVLQVFCGEDIGPHDLLRSLRSIEDEFGRERTVRFGPRTLDIDILLFGDLAVEDEELTIPHPRMRQRAFVLAPLAEIAPDLRLPWGETATEALSRLAHRCEGRRIYQEP; translated from the coding sequence ATCACGCATCGCGGCCCTGTAGCGGCATATCTGGGCCTGGGATCGAACATCGGCGATTCCGAGACCCTTCTTTCCCGCGCCATGGAGCGGATCGCAGCCATCCCCGGCATTACGCCGGGGATGGTTTCGTCCGTGTTCCAGACCGAGCCGCAGGACGTACGCGAGCAGCCCTGGTTCGCCAACTGCGTGCTTCAGGTCTTCTGCGGCGAGGACATCGGACCGCATGACCTGTTGCGGTCGTTGCGGTCCATCGAGGACGAATTCGGACGTGAACGCACGGTCCGCTTCGGGCCACGCACCCTGGACATCGACATCCTGCTTTTCGGCGATCTCGCTGTCGAGGACGAGGAACTGACCATCCCGCACCCGAGGATGCGGCAGCGGGCCTTTGTGCTCGCCCCGCTAGCCGAGATCGCTCCCGATCTGCGGCTTCCCTGGGGGGAGACGGCGACGGAGGCGCTCTCGCGCCTTGCACACAGGTGCGAAGGGCGGCGCATCTATCAGGAGCCTTGA
- a CDS encoding LL-diaminopimelate aminotransferase has protein sequence MADFPFADRLATLPPYLFAAIDKAKAAVKARGVDIISLGIGDPDMPTPDFIIEALHEAAKKPANHQYPSYIGMLSFREAVAEWYGKRFGVELAPQNEVLTLIGSKEGIAHFPIAFINPGDLALVCTPNYPVYNIAVNFAGGQVEFVPLTDANDFLPDLDAISEESWQRAKMIFVNYPNNPTAATATPEFYKKLIARARETNTIIVNDAAYTEMYFDEQDKPCSILEFEGAKDVAIEFHSLSKTFNMTGWRIGMAVGNPSLVQGLGKVKENVDSGAFQAVQEAGIAALSKGTPYVAEFRKIYRERRDSVCAALSKVGIEHRVPKASVFVWAKVPQGKTSTSFCTEVLEKTGVVVTPGNGFGAPGEGFFRISLTVPSDRLEEAVSRIAAL, from the coding sequence ATGGCCGACTTCCCGTTCGCTGACAGACTCGCCACGCTGCCTCCCTATCTCTTCGCCGCCATCGACAAGGCCAAGGCGGCCGTCAAGGCGAGAGGAGTGGATATCATCAGCCTGGGCATCGGTGATCCCGACATGCCGACCCCCGACTTCATCATCGAAGCGCTGCACGAAGCCGCGAAAAAGCCCGCCAACCACCAGTACCCCTCCTACATCGGCATGCTCAGCTTCCGCGAGGCCGTGGCCGAATGGTACGGCAAGCGCTTCGGCGTCGAACTTGCCCCGCAAAACGAAGTCCTGACCTTGATCGGTTCCAAGGAAGGCATCGCCCACTTTCCGATCGCCTTCATCAATCCCGGCGATCTGGCCCTGGTCTGCACGCCCAACTATCCAGTCTACAACATCGCCGTGAATTTCGCGGGCGGTCAGGTCGAATTCGTGCCCCTGACCGACGCCAACGACTTCTTGCCCGATCTCGACGCCATCTCCGAGGAATCCTGGCAGCGCGCCAAGATGATCTTCGTCAACTATCCCAACAATCCCACGGCCGCCACGGCCACGCCCGAGTTCTACAAGAAGCTCATCGCCCGGGCCAGGGAGACGAACACCATCATCGTCAACGACGCGGCCTACACGGAGATGTACTTCGACGAGCAGGACAAGCCCTGCTCGATCCTCGAGTTCGAAGGGGCCAAGGACGTGGCCATCGAATTCCACTCCCTCTCCAAGACCTTCAACATGACGGGCTGGCGCATCGGCATGGCCGTCGGCAACCCCTCGCTCGTGCAGGGACTGGGCAAGGTCAAGGAGAACGTCGATTCCGGCGCGTTCCAGGCCGTGCAGGAAGCGGGCATCGCCGCGCTCTCCAAGGGCACGCCCTACGTCGCCGAGTTCCGCAAGATATACCGGGAGCGGCGCGACAGCGTGTGCGCGGCCCTGTCCAAGGTCGGCATTGAGCATCGCGTGCCCAAAGCCTCGGTCTTCGTCTGGGCCAAGGTGCCGCAGGGCAAGACCTCCACGTCCTTCTGCACGGAGGTCTTGGAGAAGACCGGCGTGGTGGTTACGCCGGGCAACGGCTTCGGCGCGCCGGGCGAGGGCTTCTTCCGCATCTCGCTGACCGTGCCCAGCGACAGGCTGGAGGAGGCCGTATCACGCATCGCGGCCCTGTAG
- the xerD gene encoding site-specific tyrosine recombinase XerD: MTTHARANRSPALHHPWVDAYLQRLTVEKGLAENSLCAYSTDLADFLHFLADNGGRLEDTSKDTLFLYLVTMRARELKSRTISRHLSALRGLFAYLVEEGLVSGNPAELLENPKLPRQLPEFLSREEVERMLALPLLTDKLGFRDRVMLELLYAAGLRVSELVGLRPLDFDPQTGVLRIWGKGGKERLVPIHATAQTFLSDWLTSWRGLFSPRDQEVFLNRSGRKLTRQGVWKIIKRYAEKAGITRHISPHTLRHSFATHLLEGGADLRSVQMLLGHADISATEIYTHIQSGRLKAVHDRFHPRS, translated from the coding sequence ATGACGACGCACGCGCGCGCCAACCGTTCCCCTGCCCTCCACCATCCGTGGGTGGATGCCTACCTGCAGCGTCTCACCGTCGAAAAGGGGTTGGCCGAGAACTCCCTGTGCGCCTATTCCACTGATCTGGCTGACTTTCTCCATTTCCTGGCCGACAACGGCGGACGGCTGGAGGACACCAGCAAGGACACCCTGTTTCTCTATCTGGTCACCATGCGGGCGCGGGAACTGAAGAGCCGCACCATCTCCCGGCATCTCTCCGCCCTTCGCGGCTTGTTCGCCTATCTCGTCGAAGAGGGACTGGTCAGCGGTAATCCAGCGGAACTGCTTGAAAACCCAAAACTTCCCCGGCAGCTTCCCGAATTTCTGAGTCGTGAAGAGGTCGAGCGCATGCTCGCCTTGCCGCTGCTCACCGACAAGCTCGGCTTCCGCGACCGGGTGATGCTCGAACTGCTCTACGCCGCCGGACTGCGCGTCTCCGAACTCGTGGGACTTCGTCCCTTGGACTTCGATCCCCAGACCGGCGTCTTGCGCATCTGGGGCAAGGGCGGCAAGGAACGTCTCGTGCCCATCCACGCGACCGCCCAGACATTTCTCTCCGATTGGCTTACGTCCTGGCGTGGCCTGTTCTCGCCTCGCGATCAGGAAGTCTTCCTCAACCGCTCCGGGCGAAAGCTCACCCGTCAAGGGGTGTGGAAGATCATCAAGCGCTACGCGGAGAAGGCCGGGATCACCCGACACATCTCGCCGCACACCCTGCGGCACAGCTTCGCCACCCACTTGCTCGAAGGCGGGGCGGATCTGCGCAGCGTCCAGATGCTCCTCGGCCACGCGGACATCAGCGCCACGGAGATATACACTCATATCCAATCTGGCAGACTCAAGGCCGTACACGACCGATTCCACCCCCGTTCCTGA
- a CDS encoding CBS domain-containing protein: MGQTTPPPVQVETVITGHTSADFDCLAAIIAAARLYPGAALVFPGSQEKNLRDFYIQSAMYLFNFVSGKDIDPAFVKRLVVVDTRQRGRVPHVQHLLDIPGLEIHLYDHHPDSPDDLPATVSTVRNWGSTAAILVHEMMGKDISLTPEEATIISLGIYEDTGSFVYPSTTPHDLRAAAWLVEHGVELNVVGDLLSRDLTAEQVRVLNALLKLAETHDIKGIKVVITQATMDHYVGDFAVLAQKMMEMESIRVLFALGRMDDRITVVARSRTAEVDVGRICESLGGGGHPYAASASVKDRTLPQVRDEIFALLYSEVNPQHLVTNFMSKSPVTVRRDALLGDAAAVMSRYGLKAAPVVDEDGKLVGLLEHELADKAVTHGLHAVQVREYMAREITAVAPDSDLYRAMEIILGHRQRLVPVVEDGRVVGVITRTDLIHILVEEPARIPESLPGRKRERSVVSILNERIPKDMLDVLRRAGEIAEELGVEAYVVGGFVRDLLLARPNLDMDIVIEGDGIAFANRLVQEYGGRVKEHDKFRTAVAILPDGRRIDVATARLEYYEYPAALPTVQLSSIKMDLFRRDFTINALAVRLNPKSFGKLVDFFDAQRDLKDRNIRVLHSLSFVEDPTRIIRAIRFEQRFGFRIGGQTERLIKNAVQMQFFQRLTGSRIFNEFKLLCEEKNASRCIVRLEEFKLLGQLHPGLELNAKKIGLLEKIDEVLDWYRLLFLPEPEPDPWMIYLLGLCSEMNDAEVADLTDRLNFSKRDQREFLSLRESVSTAFNRIGGWISRSGPLSELCLAIETLPAEGLLYLMARSTREEVRKGISLYLTRLRDEGIAITGQDLRRLGLTPGPAYGEILRIVRAARIDGQAEAREEQLALARRLVKKVLRKKSADMPPASRKGG; encoded by the coding sequence ATGGGCCAGACTACACCCCCTCCCGTTCAGGTCGAGACAGTCATCACCGGACACACCAGCGCCGACTTCGACTGCCTGGCCGCGATCATTGCGGCTGCGCGTCTATATCCCGGCGCGGCCCTCGTTTTTCCCGGCTCGCAGGAGAAGAACCTGCGCGATTTCTACATCCAAAGTGCGATGTATCTTTTCAATTTCGTCTCGGGCAAGGACATCGACCCGGCGTTCGTCAAGCGTCTGGTTGTGGTGGACACCCGACAGCGCGGGCGCGTGCCGCACGTCCAGCATCTTTTAGACATCCCCGGGCTTGAAATCCATCTCTACGACCACCACCCCGACTCGCCGGACGACCTACCTGCAACCGTCTCGACGGTGCGCAATTGGGGATCGACGGCCGCTATTCTGGTGCACGAGATGATGGGCAAGGACATCTCCCTCACCCCCGAGGAGGCCACGATCATTTCGCTGGGCATTTACGAAGACACGGGCAGTTTCGTCTATCCCTCCACCACGCCGCACGACCTACGAGCCGCGGCTTGGCTGGTCGAACACGGGGTCGAACTGAACGTTGTCGGCGATTTGCTTTCGCGCGATCTGACCGCCGAGCAGGTGCGCGTCCTCAATGCCTTGCTCAAACTCGCGGAAACTCATGACATCAAAGGCATCAAAGTGGTCATTACTCAAGCCACCATGGACCACTACGTGGGCGATTTCGCGGTCCTGGCGCAGAAAATGATGGAGATGGAAAGCATCCGCGTCCTCTTCGCCCTGGGCCGCATGGACGACCGTATAACCGTGGTGGCCCGCTCGCGCACGGCCGAGGTGGACGTGGGGCGCATCTGCGAGTCCCTCGGCGGTGGCGGACATCCTTACGCGGCCTCGGCCTCAGTCAAGGATCGCACCCTGCCCCAGGTGCGCGACGAGATATTCGCTCTGCTCTACTCCGAGGTTAATCCGCAGCATCTTGTGACCAACTTCATGTCTAAGTCTCCTGTCACAGTGCGGCGCGATGCCTTGCTCGGCGATGCCGCGGCCGTCATGTCCCGCTACGGCCTGAAGGCCGCGCCTGTGGTGGACGAGGATGGAAAGCTTGTCGGCCTTTTAGAGCACGAGTTGGCCGATAAGGCCGTAACGCACGGCCTGCACGCAGTGCAGGTACGTGAATACATGGCCCGTGAAATCACGGCAGTGGCCCCTGATTCCGATCTCTACCGTGCCATGGAGATCATTCTCGGTCACCGCCAGCGATTGGTGCCCGTCGTCGAGGATGGGAGAGTCGTGGGCGTGATTACCCGCACAGACCTAATCCACATCCTTGTGGAAGAGCCGGCTCGCATTCCCGAAAGCCTTCCCGGCCGCAAGCGCGAGCGCAGCGTTGTTTCCATTCTCAATGAAAGAATTCCTAAAGATATGCTTGATGTTTTGCGGCGGGCGGGCGAAATCGCCGAGGAACTGGGGGTCGAGGCCTACGTAGTCGGGGGGTTCGTTCGGGATTTGCTCTTGGCACGGCCCAATCTGGACATGGATATCGTTATCGAGGGCGACGGAATCGCTTTTGCAAACCGCTTGGTCCAGGAATACGGCGGCCGGGTCAAGGAGCACGACAAGTTCCGCACGGCCGTCGCCATCTTGCCCGATGGTCGCCGCATCGACGTGGCCACGGCGAGGCTCGAATATTACGAATATCCCGCTGCCTTACCCACGGTGCAATTGTCCTCTATCAAAATGGACCTTTTCCGTCGCGACTTCACCATCAATGCCCTGGCCGTGCGCCTCAATCCAAAGTCGTTTGGCAAATTGGTAGATTTCTTCGATGCCCAGCGCGACCTGAAAGACAGAAACATCCGAGTTTTGCACTCCCTATCTTTTGTCGAAGACCCCACGCGCATCATCCGGGCCATCCGCTTCGAACAGCGCTTCGGATTCCGCATCGGCGGACAGACTGAGCGGCTGATTAAAAACGCCGTGCAGATGCAGTTCTTCCAGCGGCTGACCGGAAGTCGTATCTTTAACGAATTCAAATTATTGTGCGAAGAGAAAAATGCCTCGCGCTGCATCGTCCGCCTGGAGGAGTTCAAACTCCTGGGCCAACTGCACCCAGGTCTGGAATTGAACGCCAAAAAGATCGGGTTGCTGGAGAAGATCGACGAAGTTCTCGACTGGTACAGGTTGCTGTTTTTGCCTGAGCCTGAACCCGACCCTTGGATGATCTATCTGCTCGGGCTGTGCTCGGAGATGAATGACGCGGAAGTCGCCGATCTCACGGACAGACTCAATTTCTCCAAACGCGATCAGCGCGAGTTTTTGTCGCTACGCGAGTCCGTGAGCACGGCTTTCAACCGCATCGGGGGCTGGATATCGCGCTCCGGTCCTCTTTCCGAGCTGTGTCTGGCCATCGAAACGCTGCCCGCGGAGGGGCTTTTGTACCTCATGGCGCGCAGCACCCGCGAGGAGGTGCGCAAGGGCATTTCTCTGTATCTCACCCGACTGCGAGACGAAGGCATCGCCATCACCGGGCAGGATTTACGGCGTCTCGGGCTCACGCCCGGCCCAGCATACGGGGAGATTCTGCGCATCGTGCGAGCCGCGCGCATAGACGGACAGGCCGAGGCTCGCGAGGAGCAGCTTGCTTTGGCTCGGAGGCTGGTCAAAAAAGTGCTGCGCAAGAAATCCGCCGACATGCCGCCCGCGTCGCGAAAAGGTGGCTGA
- a CDS encoding HIT family protein, with translation MSVREVLWAPWRLEYILGPKPDECVFCLPSDTGEDEERLVVHRGRLSYVIMNKFPYNNGHLMVAPYRHVSCLTDLDDDEAIEIMLLVRKSVAVLHRAFRPHGVNAGLNLGEAAGAGIAAHLHFQIVPRWNGDSSFMAVFGETHVIPEHLRSTYTRLLPLFAG, from the coding sequence GTGAGCGTCAGAGAAGTCTTGTGGGCGCCGTGGCGCCTTGAATATATCCTCGGGCCCAAGCCCGATGAATGCGTTTTCTGTCTCCCTTCGGACACGGGAGAAGATGAGGAACGACTCGTCGTGCATCGTGGCCGCCTGTCCTATGTAATAATGAACAAATTCCCCTACAATAACGGGCATCTCATGGTCGCACCCTACCGCCATGTGAGTTGCCTGACCGACCTCGATGACGACGAGGCCATCGAAATCATGCTTTTGGTCCGAAAGTCAGTGGCAGTGCTCCACAGGGCCTTCAGGCCGCACGGCGTGAACGCCGGGTTGAATTTGGGCGAGGCCGCTGGTGCGGGCATCGCGGCGCATCTTCATTTTCAGATCGTTCCCCGCTGGAACGGGGACAGTTCTTTCATGGCCGTGTTCGGAGAAACCCACGTCATTCCCGAACACCTCCGCTCAACCTACACCCGGCTGTTACCGCTCTTCGCCGGCTGA
- a CDS encoding LapA family protein produces MRYIKVLFMAVAFVIAMIFFIQNTPVFSEIIQLKLEIFDWRWTSLEMPIYLVVLIAFLAGAVLATIYFFFEKVRLASQLRAANSKNRKLEDEVRTLRSEKEQAGAAPTTYGSGTEESQSTAS; encoded by the coding sequence ATGCGCTACATCAAGGTTCTTTTCATGGCCGTGGCCTTCGTGATCGCCATGATTTTCTTCATCCAGAACACACCAGTCTTCTCCGAGATCATCCAACTCAAGCTCGAGATATTCGATTGGCGCTGGACGTCCCTGGAAATGCCCATCTATCTCGTCGTCCTGATCGCATTCCTGGCCGGAGCAGTCCTTGCCACGATCTATTTCTTCTTCGAGAAGGTTCGTTTGGCCTCGCAATTACGCGCTGCCAACAGCAAGAACCGCAAGCTCGAGGACGAAGTCCGCACGCTGCGCTCCGAAAAGGAGCAGGCCGGAGCCGCCCCCACGACCTACGGTTCCGGAACCGAGGAATCCCAGAGCACCGCTTCCTGA
- a CDS encoding tetratricopeptide repeat protein, translating into MPSWSWLRDLFGDKPDQGGLGLDLDQEGHAPPSRDTLAAIGELSRAVRNNPDAIEPYLALGNLYRAQGEIERAVELRANIIDRKGIPPALKAKALFELGRDYKRSGFMDRALGALEKARELVGNEPAILGEMARLAAETGEYAAAADLYARLGHPQAQAHYLVRLAVEGLAIQEVETGRQLISQALAVHPGSPEAWAETVILDLQAGFPPGSEERLAEALDAIEPGLRFVVLEMLLGSLPLGVFEPPDRAFGPQGLAARLLRPLADHEPDVLLQYYGGRLRQALGDEAGAEVWFERCVRLNPDFWPARLELLDRARHRTPPESSLDVQLEYFVSKAREVKRFACRVCGLKRDHVFYLCVRCQSWHSIGYRMRLTE; encoded by the coding sequence ATGCCGTCGTGGTCCTGGCTGCGTGATTTGTTCGGCGATAAGCCGGACCAAGGCGGCCTTGGCCTCGATCTCGACCAGGAAGGACATGCCCCGCCCTCCCGCGATACCCTCGCCGCCATCGGCGAACTCAGCCGTGCCGTCCGCAACAATCCGGACGCCATCGAGCCTTATCTTGCCCTGGGCAATCTCTATCGTGCCCAGGGCGAGATAGAGCGAGCCGTGGAACTTCGCGCGAACATCATCGACCGCAAGGGCATTCCTCCAGCGCTTAAGGCCAAGGCGCTCTTCGAACTGGGCCGGGACTACAAACGTTCGGGATTTATGGACCGGGCTCTTGGCGCGCTGGAGAAAGCCCGCGAACTGGTGGGAAACGAACCCGCCATTCTCGGCGAAATGGCGCGGCTCGCAGCTGAAACAGGAGAATACGCGGCGGCCGCCGACCTCTATGCCCGGCTCGGTCATCCTCAGGCCCAGGCGCATTATCTCGTGCGTCTGGCTGTGGAGGGTCTGGCGATCCAGGAGGTGGAGACGGGAAGGCAACTTATTTCCCAGGCCCTTGCCGTTCACCCCGGATCCCCCGAAGCGTGGGCCGAGACGGTCATCCTCGATCTGCAGGCGGGATTTCCGCCGGGCTCCGAGGAGCGGTTGGCCGAGGCGCTCGATGCGATCGAGCCCGGGCTTCGTTTTGTGGTTCTGGAGATGCTTCTTGGCTCCTTGCCACTGGGAGTGTTCGAGCCTCCCGACAGGGCCTTCGGCCCGCAGGGACTTGCCGCGCGGCTCTTGCGCCCCTTGGCCGATCACGAACCCGACGTACTGCTTCAATATTACGGGGGCCGCCTGCGGCAGGCGCTTGGAGACGAAGCTGGGGCTGAGGTCTGGTTCGAAAGGTGCGTACGGCTCAATCCGGATTTTTGGCCCGCTCGCCTTGAACTGCTGGACCGAGCCCGGCACAGAACCCCGCCCGAGTCGTCCCTCGACGTGCAATTGGAATATTTCGTCAGCAAGGCTCGCGAGGTGAAGCGGTTCGCGTGCCGCGTTTGCGGGCTGAAACGCGACCATGTCTTCTATCTCTGCGTGCGGTGTCAAAGCTGGCATTCCATAGGCTATCGCATGCGTCTGACTGAGTGA